The genomic segment GTAGAGAATCGTGGTAATTGGCTTGGTGGAGTGTGGGACTTTTGGCTGACACTATAATATTCCTTATTTGTAATTTATGTGATTGGTGGTTCTTAAATTTAATTGCTCTTATATATGATGAATTTCATTAATTTCGGAGGTTGTGTATTTGTTACCGTTAGAGAAGCCTTGAATTTAACAAAATATTGTCACGTGTTATGGCGCTATTTACTATTATTTACATTTCTAATTTTGATTATGCTGAGGATCTGATAAGATTAGACATCGTTAAAAAGAAAAGTAACGGTTATTTAAGCCTCATGGTTGACTTGGAAAGTATGCAATGTATCTCCATTTATAaacttattctttattttcaacTAACACAAAGTCGAGGTCTGACTGAGTCTTGATAGCTTTGAAACTACTTGAGTTGTTGATCTTTCTGGATTCGAACTAGAATGGTAAAAGCTTGTACAAAGTTGCCGCATTTGGCTAAGTGTGATATATTAAGAAGCATGTGGATATATGGTTTTTTTAATCATTCGGTGGATTCACATTGGAATCAGTTATAGGGTGGTCGTGTTAAAATCCTCGAGTTACAAGTGTTTGCATATGTTGCCAATCTAAGTTCTTAAATTCCTGTcatttcttttttaattttgtttaggTCGCTGGTGGTTTAACTATAGTTGAAATAGTCATTTATCGTTTGGGATCTAAGTATGTGTTTGCAATCTGCGCCAATCTTTTTACATTACGAATTAGAAGTATGCTTTACATTAACTAAGGCGCAGTCACTCAGAGCGTCATTCAACTAAGTTTTTAGGCTCCACGTATTGCATTGTTGTTGTTTGTTCAAATgttgcgatgccactattatttTGTTCTTTCCTTTAATTTTTACAGAACGAGAAGAATGTAAATGAAGAAGATTTCAAGTGCACACACAAAATTGGACACACCTTTGATGCTTTGTTATGTGCTGGGCTTGCTTGCCTTTATGAGAAATTGCCCAGGATTCTGGCCCCAAAAATCTTTGATATCTATAAAACTACTAGAATTGATGTAATTAAACCATGGAATAGAGGAAAAAGAACTTCGTTTGTTTTTTCCTTGCTGTTTCAGTTACACTCCCGCATGTAGAAGTGTAACTTAGAATGCATTATGGAAATTGGTATGTTGTAACTTGATACTGCCTTCAATATAGTGAGGCTGGGTATTGCACTTGGGGTTATCCTGCATCTCTATATTCTTCACTGCTTTAGGCTACAATAATCACGTCTTTCAGCATATTCTTGGGATACAATAACTTTGGATTTCTCACTGTATTTTGTAATGCAGGTGTATACCGATACATCAACCAGAAACAAATTTTATTCTAGGCCAGCTGTTATTCGATTCCTCGGAACTGAAAATCAGAGTGACACTCCCGCCAAAAAAATTAAGGTGTGCTGTTTTTTCTAATTTTTGtgctgaaaaatatattttctttgtcCTCCTGGCCAAAAAGGGAAATTTGGATTTTGAGACTTATATGTTACATGTTCCTGAACTTCATACGATGCATTATATCTTATGTGCTTTTCGTTTCAGCTTAAAGTCGAGGATGAGTCCTCTTTGAAGTCCGAATTTTCTCCGCAAAGCCAGCTTGAAGTTGAGGATGAGCTTTCTTCAAAGTCTGTAATTTCTCCACAAAGGATGCCTATAGCTAGTTCAGGGTGCAACTCTGAAAGGAAGAACAAGGGGAAGCATTCTTTCCAGATGGTTTGTTCTGTGTTGAGCTCAATTTACTAATCATAGTTTCCCTCAAAATGTTCCTACCATCTTACATTTTAAGGATGTCTAGGTTGCCTGTGAGAGTGAATCAGCTGACGGAATACCTCCCGGATGGATAGTAGAGATCAAGACAAGTAAATATGGAAATAAGATTAGAAATGATCGGgtatttaatattttgatttCTACTGCACTTTTGCTTTGAGTAATGATGCTAGTTTCTCTTGTGTTGTATGATTAATGAGTTACTGGTTACTTTCTGAAGTACTACATAGATCCAAACAGTGGTTACatattttcttcaaaaaaagATGTCATTCGTTACCTGGAAAATGGGGATATCAGTAACTGCGCGACCAGGCCAAAGAAAATAGAGAGTGACGATCTCCAATTGATTAAGAATGAAATCCATGTGAGTTGATTTGCACGATTTGCTCCTAAATACCACCAAACGACGATGATGATTCGTACTTGGTATTAAGTTATTCTGTTTTTACATTTTAGTTCTCTGAAAATGTTTATTTTCTGTTTATAGTCATCATATCAAGATTATAAGTTGTCCGGTCACATTGAAACAGAACAACTTTTAGCTCCTGGAGAATCAGATTCAGGTACATACATTTATGTTCAGATCTACTATTTGTAAGACCGAAATAAGTTTTGATGATTGGCACGATGTAATTACATACTTTAGCTGTTCTGAAAAGTGATATACATGTTGTAGGTGGCGAAAGCTCGAGTGCAAAAAGCCTGGAAGCACCAGATGCTAAGATCTCTGAACCAACGCAAGATAATAGTGCTCGTAGTCTTCAAGACAATGAATCATGTGAAAATTCAAACGAGGATGCCGAAATGAAAATTGGCACGGTACCAGCTGAAGAAAATGAATCACGTGAAAGTTCAATGAAGGATGCTGAAAAGAAAATAGACGCTGAACTAACCAAAGAGATGAAAGCAACTGATCAAGCACTAGCTAAAACAGATTCTCATTCCCACCAAAATCTTCCTTCGAGTGGGATCGAAAAACAAGCAGAAGAAGCTCCGGTGAGCTCAAGAAAATCCAAGAAAAGAAAGGGTATAATCTTGCCATCAAGAGTGTCGAAAAGGCTTGCAGGGTGCAAAGCTGAGATTCAGTCCGACTTGGTTCCAAGCAAACAAGCACTTAGAGTTGCTGCTAAGAAATCCCCCAGCAGtgaagttaaaacattaccGAGTTCTTCTTTTGAAACTGTAGCTGATATTCCTTTGTCTTCATGTGTATCACCTTCAAAAGAGATTGCAACACTTCCAATTGTAGTCAATGAAACTCCTCAAGAAATCGAGCCAGTGAAAAATGTTGAAAACCCTCTAGTAGAAAAGGAGGCTATTCGAGTTGAGAAGCAAGCAGATGACAACGCAAGATCACAAGAGTGGCAACTTTGTTTTAGATTTGGGAACTCTTGGCCTGATCCTTGTCTAGAATTTGCATTCAAGACTCTTACAGAGATAATACCTTATGAGGAAACACTCGCATTTTCAGGTTGCTTCAGAGAACTGTCCAGCATACCATGCAATCAATCGAATGAATTCTCCAAACCATTAGATTCTGATGTACCTGGTGTCTTTCAAAGTGAAATTCCGGCCCATTCAGAACCACTGAAGCATAAAGGGGTTCTTGATCTGTCTCGTGATAAAAATATCAGATTCGGTGTAAGTTCTCAACAATCTAGTTCTGAGGTAAGGAACAAGGATTGTGCAATCCTTCCCGTGAGTGAGACGGAGAAACTAACTCCTAAAGCCCCAGGGAGCTTAAGAAAATCCGAGAAAAGAGATGATCTAAGTTTGGCCTCACAAACATTGGGAAAGCTTGCCTGGAGTGGTATTGCTACAACACATGAATTTGTAGGCGAGAAAACACTTCAACAAGTTGTGGCATTGGACAAAGTCAATAAACCTCTGTTAGAGAACCAGGCTATCCCAGACGATAAGCATAAACCAAAGGACAATGCAATAGCCGAAGAATCGCAACTCTGCTACAAATTTGGGAGCTCTTGGTCCGATCCATGCCTAGATTTCGCATTCAAAACTCTTACAGGGGAAATTTCGGTGGAGGAAAGTTTTGCATTTTCAGGGCGCTTTGGAAATCAGTCCGGGGTACCTTACAATCAATCTAAAGATCCCATTAAACCATCAGGAACTGTTGTACCAACCATTTTTCATAATGAGATTCCTCGCCATTCGGAACAATTGAAGAAAAACAATGAAGTTCATGTGTTGCCAGGAAATAATATAAGCTTCCCGGCTTATAGTGGCTTGAGTTCTCGACAATCGAGCTCGGATGCGAGGAACATGGAGTACCAGACAAAGGTTAGTCTTAGAAAGTAGAAACAAAAATCTTCTATATAGAATCGTCATTAATGTTTCTTTCCCCAACTGAAATGTTTGTTAGTTTGGACTTGGTGACGAGCATTACCCGTTGCCTTTGTAGTGACTTTTAAGCTGTGTCCGCAACAACTGTACTTATGGGATGCACTTTTATTTTCAGATGCATGAAAAGATTGTGCAGTTTTATGATCATCTGCTATTTCGTTTATTACCAGATTGATGAGTTTTCCAATTTGCTTAAATATGATGTGTTGTTAAGAGAAAATTCGTAATTCGAAGTTTTTAACGGTctactctttcttttcttttcttttttgaaataataaatCAGTAAGTAGTTTTATTTGggatgaaataaaaataaaagcagTCCACAAATAGCTCCATCTCTACTTTTGGGCTGATGGAGTTATTTTGTTCTCTAttaaagtaatacttttttcctCTACTTATTTTACAAAAATTTCACTTCTTATACCTATTTATTTTGTTGCTTGTATACGTTTTTGTTTATGGTCTCAGTTATTTATATTTGTCAAGATAgtgtttataaaaatataaataatgaaTCATAATTTTTCACACGTTTTAtaattacacacacacacacaaacaataTTGTTTTTGATGTTATTTGAACAATTATAAACCGGTTTTGAGTatttattcgatacagatactTGAATCTGTTTTCTATGAAAACGATTTTTAACTGCTAGGCTAGACATACAtttcttgatttatttttttaaaacatgaaaATCCATTCAAACTGTAAGCAGCATCTTCTTCACGAGTTGTTTCTCAAACTGATGAAGTAAATAAATATTCAGGACTTTTCATTTCTTTCTTTGAATAAACCATCCATTTCTTTCTTCCAGAGCCTGAGACAAACTGGCTCACTTTTTATATGCTATAAACCATAATGCCAGCTTCTTTTGGACTGTTTTTGTACTTGATCATATGTACATCTGCTAGCAAACTCCGGTGACTTTTTAGAATATGCTGCTGGGCGACTTGCAGATTGGATTTAACGTCTGGAAACCAGTTCACATAATTTCGTTAACAAAACATTTTCCATAACCTTCATCACCACACAAGCAGCTCACATCTCTAAACCGATGGAAGCGCTCGGTGTCCCTTACCGAAATTTCCCTCCTATACGTCGTGGACATGAATTTGATCGTATCGTGACAGCCCTTGCACATGCACAAGTTCTTCGTTACACAAATAGGCATCCCAGGAACACTATTTATGAGCCCGAATGCAGCAGCTAACCTCTCACTATGACCACAGAAAACCTCTGCTTTCGAAGCTTCGACTTCATTTGCATAACTTTCTCGTGGATCATCAATACCAGCAGCTTTCATTTTGTGGTAAAATCCCTTCAACAGAGCCGTTATTTCGGTTATTCGAGGGTGAGAACCATCTCCACTGAGGAAAACGTGGATCTTTCCTTTAACTTCAATCCAACTGCAACCGGGATCAATTATCAGCCCCATTTCTCTCATCTGTCTTCCTCAATTTTGCACTTCATCCCACTTAACATTGTCAGAATACAAATTACACAAGAGAATATAATATCCGACGTCCCACTAATCCATCCCAAAAATGTGCCTAGCAGCCACTTCTCCGATAAGAGTGTGTGCAACCATAACATGCTCTATAAGTCCGACCCGTTCAGCAAGCTCATGAAGCTTTATGCCAAAATCAAGAAAGCCCAAAGAAGCACAGGCTGACAATCGCAATGGTGATTACATCACGCATCACACCCTCTAGCTCCATCATTTTATAAGTTTCGATAGCTTTTCAGCCATCCCATTGTTGCTATAACCCGAAATCATCGATGTCCAAGATAAAACATCCTTACACTGGGTGATTTATAAAACGATTTATAATATAAGTATTCAAGTGAGtgtaaggatgtttacttattatatCCATTCCAAATATGATAGTTGTTAATTCAGTCTATTTCATGTCACTCTGAGATTGTTGTACATAAGACTTATCCAATAATTCAACTTTGGAACTCTGATTATTGGGTCGAGATCCTCTGCTGTGGGGGAACCCACAAGCAGAGGGTGCTgtgtattaatttttttttaaaaaattgatatttttatatttaattatttaaaaatcaaaattatattttttatattaaaatatgtgattaaTAACCAATTTAgagttataattttttttttgttacaaatatatattgtaTGGGTAAAATGATGCATCtcttattattttttctttcataattttttcaaccctttttttaaaaaattgttcataaaaatttaatttttttgttacaaATACGTGATCCCGAACGAACAAGAAAAAACAACGGTATATgtcatttttctttaatattatagttctttttaaaaaaatattctcttttttttaatcttgttaattttttatttagaagttaaaattttattaatcacatatttgtaacaaaaataaaattaatttttaaatacatgaaatatatatatatatttttttaaaaataatccaattaaaaaaatttatattttagggATATAAGAAATAATccaa from the Primulina eburnea isolate SZY01 chromosome 3, ASM2296580v1, whole genome shotgun sequence genome contains:
- the LOC140825182 gene encoding uncharacterized protein, with product MVAGKSPEWLPPGFTEKIKVKDGRKIKVYTDTSTRNKFYSRPAVIRFLGTENQSDTPAKKIKLKVEDESSLKSEFSPQSQLEVEDELSSKSVISPQRMPIASSGCNSERKNKGKHSFQMVACESESADGIPPGWIVEIKTSKYGNKIRNDRYYIDPNSGYIFSSKKDVIRYLENGDISNCATRPKKIESDDLQLIKNEIHSSYQDYKLSGHIETEQLLAPGESDSGGESSSAKSLEAPDAKISEPTQDNSARSLQDNESCENSNEDAEMKIGTVPAEENESRESSMKDAEKKIDAELTKEMKATDQALAKTDSHSHQNLPSSGIEKQAEEAPVSSRKSKKRKGIILPSRVSKRLAGCKAEIQSDLVPSKQALRVAAKKSPSSEVKTLPSSSFETVADIPLSSCVSPSKEIATLPIVVNETPQEIEPVKNVENPLVEKEAIRVEKQADDNARSQEWQLCFRFGNSWPDPCLEFAFKTLTEIIPYEETLAFSGCFRELSSIPCNQSNEFSKPLDSDVPGVFQSEIPAHSEPLKHKGVLDLSRDKNIRFGVSSQQSSSEVRNKDCAILPVSETEKLTPKAPGSLRKSEKRDDLSLASQTLGKLAWSGIATTHEFVGEKTLQQVVALDKVNKPLLENQAIPDDKHKPKDNAIAEESQLCYKFGSSWSDPCLDFAFKTLTGEISVEESFAFSGRFGNQSGVPYNQSKDPIKPSGTVVPTIFHNEIPRHSEQLKKNNEVHVLPGNNISFPAYSGLSSRQSSSDARNMEYQTKVSLRK
- the LOC140828615 gene encoding pentatricopeptide repeat-containing protein At1g15510, chloroplastic-like, with protein sequence MGLIIDPGCSWIEVKGKIHVFLSGDGSHPRITEITALLKGFYHKMKAAGIDDPRESYANEVEASKAEVFCGHSERLAAAFGLINSVPGMPICVTKNLCMCKGCHDTIKFMSTTYRREISVRDTERFHRFRDVSCLCGDEGYGKCFVNEIM